The following proteins come from a genomic window of Drosophila sulfurigaster albostrigata strain 15112-1811.04 chromosome X, ASM2355843v2, whole genome shotgun sequence:
- the LOC133847872 gene encoding pancreatic lipase-related protein 2: MYVANTTGGLMLQTMLYLANHTSRAAVNTLIDLPPAPKSDINEVKCFGVYGCFPINGPWNTVTRTISVHPQKPSEIEAHYTLHTRSTLDQPKFIDLTDPDAVQGLGINPRGRIYLLVHGYLEYSNIPWMLEMAKALLNNCQDNCSVILIDWGHGANPPYVQAVANIRLVGAITAHVIHMLYEELQMPNLDKVHIIGHSLGAHLSGYAGTHLQRDFGLKMGRITGLDPAAPLFTDTDPIVRLDRTDAHFVDVVHTDANPLMKGGLGIIQRVGHVDFYPNGGFDNPGCNKKLQDVMKNNQKATLFLTMQEFIGCNHIRSEQYFTESIDSKCPFLGITCDSYDSFKDAKCSSCDEPGRLCMRMGLHSAHDYRQAQARGLINSKDTPPVFYLMTGERQPFCRQHYKITVRVSSHDESTLHGGEIGTLSIRVHDEHSRKSTERMKFSPKPMYFEPGYEYTALLAGKDLRDPGHATVFWEYSTNFLNPLTWRLLSAPRVYLEYVLIESMESSETYVKLCPLHEGAILSNTENVLHTHYCKD; the protein is encoded by the exons ACATCAACGAGGTGAAGTGCTTCGGCGTCTACGGCTGCTTTCCGATCAACGGACCATGGAACACTGTGACACGCACGATCAGCGTGCATCCGCAGAAGCCATCAGAGATCGAGGCGCACTATACGCTCCACACACGAAGCACACTCGATCAGCCCAAGTTTATTGATCTCACCGATCCGGATGCTGTGCAAGGATTGGGCATAAATCCCCGAGGTCGGATCTATTTGCTGGTCCACGGTTACTTGGAATACAGCAACATACCATGGATGCTCGAAATGGCCAAGGCGTTACTAAACAACTGTCAGGACAATTGCAGTGTGATCCTCATCGATTGGGGTCACGGAGCAAATCCCCCCTATGTCCAGGCTGTGGCCAACATACGATTGGTGGGAGCCATAACGGCGCATGTCATTCACATGCTGTACGAGGAGCTGCAGATGCCGAATCTGGACAAGGTGCACATCATTGGACACTCGCTGGGCGCTCATTTATCCGGCTATGCGGGCACACATTTGCAGCGTGACTTTGGCTTGAAAATGGGACGCATTACGGGCTTGGATCCCGCGGCACCGCTCTTCACCGACACCGATCCCATTGTGCGTTTGGATCGCACCGATGCGCATTTCGTGGATGTTGTGCACACGGATGCGAACCCCTTGATGAAGGGCGGCCTGGGTATCATTCAGCGTGTGGGACACGTTGATTTCTATCCGAATGGAGGCTTTGATAATCCCGGCTGCAACAAGAAGCTGCAGGATGTGATGAAGAACAATCAGAAGGCAACGCTCTTCCTCACGATGCAAGAGTTTATCGGCTGTAATCACATACGCAGCGAACAGTATTTCACCGAGAGCATTGACAGCAAGTGTCCCTTCCTCGGCATCACCTGTGACTCCTACGAC AGCTTCAAGGATGCcaaatgcagcagctgcgATGAGCCAGGACGTTTGTGCATGCGCATGGGCTTACACAGCGCACATGATTATCGGCAAGCGCAGGCACGTGGTCTGATCAACTCAAAGGATACACCTCCGGTGTTTTATCTGATGACTGGTGAGCGTCAACCGTTCTGCCGTCAACACTACAAGATCACAGTGCGCGTGTCCAGCCACGATGAGAGCACGCTGCATGGCGGTGAAATTGGCACACTCTCCATACGCGTGCATGACGAGCACAGTCGCAAGAGCACCGAACGCATGAAATTCTCCCCCAAACCGATGTACTTTGAGCCCGGTTACGAGTACACGGCGTTGTTGGCCGGCAAGGATCTGCGGGATCCGGGACATGCGACGGTCTTTTGGGAGTATTCGACGAATTTCCTCAATCCGCTCACCTGGCGACTGCTCTCAGCGCCACGTGTCTATCTGGAGTACGTGCTCATCGAGTCGATGGAATCGAGTGAGACGTATGTGAAACTCTGTCCGCTGCACGAGGGCGCCATTCTCTCGAATACGGAGAATGTGTTGCATACGCATTACTGCAAGGATTAG
- the LOC133848540 gene encoding protein mab-21-like: MLVPPDMLAAQTRIIYQMNRFCAERVQARIFKTATAIREICKIVQDILKEVELQEPRFISSLVECNGRFEGVEVISPNEFEIVLYLNQMGVFNFVDDGTLPGCAVLKLSDGRKRSMSLWVEFITASGYLSSRKIRARFQTLVAQACDKSIYRDMVKMIGDTSEVKLRIRERFVVQITPAFKCSGIWPRSAAHWPMPHIPWPHPNIVAEVKTEGFDLLSKESIVMQNKNNNNAASMEGDAWVLSFFEAENRLLQGGCRRRCLSILKTLRDRHLELPGNPITAYHLKNLLLYECEKHPRDFEWDESCIADRLNGIFLQLISCLQYRRCPHYFLPSLDMFKGKSPSALEQAAKQVWRLTREMLTNANAFEKL; encoded by the exons ATGTTGGTCCCGCCGGACATGTTGGCCGCCCAGACGCGCATCATTTACCAGATGAATCGCTTTTGTGCCGAACGCGTCCAGGCGCGCATCTTCAAAACGGCGACGGCCATTCGCGAGATCTGCAAGATCGTTCAGGACATACTCAAGGAGGTCGAGCTGCAGGAGCCGCGCTTCATCTCCAGCCTCGTCGAGTGCAATGGCAG GTTTGAGGGCGTGGAGGTAATCTCACCGAATGAGTTCGAGATTGTGCTCTACCTCAATCAGATGGGCGTCTTCAATTTCGTCGATGACGGCACTCTGCCCGGCTGTGCGGTGCTCAAGCTGAGCGACGGACGCAAGCGATCCATGTCGTTGTGGGTGGAGTTCATCACGGCCTCCGGTTATCTGTCGTCGCGCAAGATACGCGCACGCTTCCAGACGCTGGTGGCTCAGGCGTGCGATAAGAGCATCTATCGGGATATGGTGAAGATGATTGGCGACACCAGCGAGGTGAAGTTGCGGATACGCGAACGCTTTGTGGTCCAAATAACGCCGGCATTCAAATGCTCGGGCATCTGGCCGCGATCGGCGGCCCATTGGCCGATGCCGCACATCCCGTGGCCGCATCCGAATATCGTCGCCGAGGTCAAGACGGAGGGCTTTGATCTGCTGTCAAAGGAGAGCATCGTTATgcagaacaagaacaacaacaatgcggcCAGCATGGAGGGCGATGCTTGGGTGCTCAGTTTCTTTGAGGCCGAGAATCGACTGTTGCAAG GTGGCTGCCGTCGTCGGTGCCTGAGCATACTGAAGACGCTGCGTGATCGGCACTTGGAGCTGCCCGGCAATCCGATCACCGCCTATCACCTGAAGAATCTGCTGCTCTACGAGTGCGAGAAGCATCCGCGTGACTTTGAGTGGGACGAGAGTTGCATTGCGGATCGTTTGAATGGCATCTTTCTGCAGTTAATCTCGTGCCTGCAATATCGACGCTGTCCCCACTATTTTCTGCCCAGTCTCGACATGTTCAAGGGCAAATCGCCCAGCGCCTTGGAGCAGGCGGCTAAGCAAGTCTGGCGTTTGACTCGTGAGATGCTCACGAATGCGAATGCCTTTGAGAAATTGTAA